AACACTACGAGTATGAGTAGTACGTGATTCATCTCGCAACCAGTATGATTGAGTCGCCCGACGAACTACATTCCCTTACGCGATTCAGAGCCCCCTAATGCGTCAATACAACCCTTCTCAGCGCATCCTGGTTACCGGCGGAGCCGGCTTTTTGGGCAGCCATCTATGCGAAAGGCTGATTGCACGGGGGCATGACGTGCTTTGTGTTGACAATTTCTTCACGGGCACCAAGCAAAACGTGGCCCATTTGCTCGGGAACCCGCACTTTGAGCTGATGCGGCACGACGTCACGTTTCCTTTGTTTGTTGAGGTCGACCAGATTTACAACCTCGCGTGCCCGGCCAGCCCCGTGCACTATCAGCACGATCCGGTGCAGACCACGAAGACAAGCGTTCATGGAGCGATCAATATGCTCGGGCTTGCCAAGCGCTTGGGGGCGAAGATTTTTCAGGCATCTACCAGCGAGGTGTACGGCGATCCGTCAGTGCATCCGCAACCCGAGGCTTACTGGGGCCATGTCAACCCGATTGGTCTGCGCAGTTGCTACGACGAGGGCAAGCGCTGCGCCGAGACGCTGTTCTTTGACTACCATCGCCAGCATCAATTGCAGATCAAGGTGGCCCGCATTTTCAACACCTATGGCCCGCGCATGCACCCTAACGATGGGCGCGTGGTTAGTAATTTCATCGTGCAGGCGCTGAAAGGGGAGGACATCACCATCTACGGTGATGGGCAGCAAACACGCAGCTTCTGCTACGTCAGCGATCTCATTGACGGGATACTACGCCTGATGGCCACGGGGGCGGATTTCACCGGGCCGGTCAATCTGGGCAATCCGGACGAATTCACCATGCGGCAACTGGCCGAGCTGGTCATTCAGATCACCGGCAGCCGGTCGCAGCTCGTGTTCCGTCCATTGCCTGCAGACGACCCACGCCAGCGGCGACCCGACATCCGGCTGGCTACGGATCGTCTCGGGTGGTCGCCGAGTGTGGCGTTACGCGACGGACTGCAATTGACCGTTGCCTACTTTGATCGCCTGCTTGCGTGCGCCTCGATCACCCCTGATGAAGCGCACAGCGGGTAGCGGCGAGCCTGCACCGCATGAGGTGCCAACTGGTGCAGCGATCAGTGCGTTGGGGTAACACTGAAAGCGATCCCTGCAATTGGGGTATCGCGCCGCCGCAGAGCCGCTGCCCGCGCGGCGGCGCCCGCGCTACACGCGCACGCGTCGCGAGTACCAGTACTGCAGGAAATCCCACCCGTTGCAAGTGGGTGCCGATCGAGGGCAGAACGGTCCGCGTCGTGGGACGCGGTGCGATTGCTCGCGCTTTGCGGGGCACCGGGCGGTCGCGCCGCTGTCACGCATCCTACGTTGCAGGCGTCGAGATCGGGTGCCTATAATGGGAGTAACCTAACACGGGGATGGCCTACTTCGGTCCTCTTGCACGCAACTTCATGACGCGAACCGGTCACTTTCAGGCCCTACCGACGTACCGGTCAGTGCCCCTCCGCAAGCCTGATCCTGAAGTTATGATGTTCGCGCCCGACGCCCCGCACTGGGGCGTCCCGGTGCCTGCTGAATATCGCGGTTACATCGCCGTTACTGCGCGATAAGCGATGCACGCGCAGCAATCACGCATAGCACATTCGCGCCTGCGAAGTACGGCCAGTCGTATCTTGATCGAAGTCAAGACACAGGCAGCAGCAGTAGCGAAACTACGGTGTGCCGTTACCGCGCAGTCAGCCACCACCGGCGGCTGCGGCGGCGGAGGACGTGTGCAGCGTGGCCCTGACAGAGAACACTCATGTGCGGCATAGCGGGCATCTATGCCTACAGCGCGTCAGCGCCGTCGGTTGACCGCGCGGAGGTGCGCAGCATCCGGGATCACATGGCCTCGCGCGGGCCGGATGGCCAGGGCGAATGGTTCTCCGACGACGGCCGCCTGGCCCTGGGCCATCGTCGCCTGGCCATCATCGACGTGAGCGAACGCGGCGCGCAGCCCATGCAGAGCGCCGACGGCCAGCTGGTCATCACCTTCAACGGCGAGATCTACAACTACCGCGAGCTCCGCCGCCAGCTGGAGCGCCTGGGCCACGTCTTCCGTTCAGACTCCGACACCGAGGTCCTGCTCCACCTGTACCAGGCCAAAGGCACGGGCATGCTGCAAGACCTGCGCGGCATGTATGCCTTTGCGTTGTGGGACGCGCACAAACAAGCCCTGCTGCTCGCGCGCGACCCGTTCGGCATCAAACCGCTGTACTACACGCCCACCCACACCGGCGCAACCCGCAGCAACGGCACCCTGCGCTTCGCCTCCCAGGTCAAGGCCTTGCTGGCCGGCGGCCACGCCGACACCGCGCCCGAGCCCGCCGGGCACGCCGGTTTCTTTTTGTGGGGCAGCGTGCCGGCCCCGTTCACCCTGTATCGCGGCATCCGCGCGCTGCCGGCCGGGCACTGCCTGTGGGTGGGCGCGCAGGGCGCCGCCGAGCCCCAGCCCTTCAGCCGCATCACCGACATCCTGGCCCACGCCGCCGCCAACCCGGCCCAGGGCAGCGTGGGCGACGCGCTGGACGCCATTGGCGCGGCCGTGCGCAGCAGCATCGCCGCACACCACGTGGCCGACGTGCCCGTGGGCATGTTCCTCTCGGCCGGCATCGATTCAGCGTTGATTACCGCGCTCTCCAGCGCGCATGGCGAGCGCCCGCACACGCTGACGCTGGCCTTTGCCGAATATGTGGGCACACCCAACGACGAATCGCCCCTGGCCGAGCAGCTGGCCGCCCAGCTGGGCACGCGCCACGCCGCGGTGATGGTGCGTAAGGAAGACTTCATCGAGCAGCGCGAGCAGCTGCTGGCCGCCATGGACCAGCCCAGCATCGACGGCGTGAACACCTGGTTCGTCTCGCAGGCGGCCACCTTGCAGGGCATCAATGTGGCGCTGTCAGGCCTGGGGGGCGACGAGCTGTTTGCCTCGTACCCCAGCTTTGCCGATCTGCCGCGCATCCGCAACCTGGCGCGCCCGTTTTCGCGCTGGCCCGGCCTCAGCAAAGGCCGGCGCCAGTTGTCGCTGCCTTTGCTGATCCGTATTACATCGCCCAAATACGCCGGTCTGGTGGCAAGTTCATCTAATTCCTGCGGGACTAGGTGTCGGCACATTCCATGCCGTACCGCGACATCCGCGCTCTGCTGGGCGGGCGTTTCAGGATTGAACTTGCCGATTCGTGCTCTTACTGCTCGGGCGTTGCCAACATGAGCCCTGAAAACAAGAAAGAGGGCAACAGCTACGGGCAGATTCTTAAGTCGTCGTCCCTCATAGGCGGGGCGCAGGGCATCAGCTACGTCTTAGCTATGGTAAGGGTCAAACTGGTGGCCGTGCTTCTCGGTCCGTCTGGTGTGGGACTGGTTGGGCTTTACACCACAATTACGAGCCTCATAAGCACCATCTCCAATCTTGGCCTCGAAACCAGCGGGGTGCGCGAGGTGGCTGGGGCACATCACAGCGGTAATCAGGCACTTATGGCCAGTACCGTCAAGACCTTATTCCGCTTCTGCTGGGTAGTTGGCCTGTTGGGCTGGTTGCTTACTGCCGTATTTTCCTATCCGCTAAGTATCTGGATTTTTGAATCGTCTGAGCGGGCGTTGGCCATTTTCCTGCTGGGCGCAACAGTTTTCCTTGGCGCGGTGAACGGTGGTCGAACCGCGCTGATACAGGGGACTCGCCACATTGGAGACCTTGCACGCTTGAACGTTTTGGGGGCCGTCGCCAGTACCGTGGTGGCTGTAGGGCTTTATGCGTGGCTTGGCGAGCAGGGGATCCTTCCTGTACTCATCATCACCGCCGCTATCAACCTCGGCTTCGCCAGTTGGTTTGCGCACCGCATTAGAGTGGTACGCATTACGCAGACTTGGTCGGAAACGCTAAGGCAATCAAGGCGCCTGATGGGTATAGGGGCAGCCTTCATGTTTGGCGGAGTCACAGCGGCTGTTGTCGCCCTTGGGATTCGTGCCGTCATTGTTCGCAATTTGGGACTAGAGGCGGGCGGTGTATATCAAGCTGCAATGGCCCTATCAGGCATATTTGGGAATTTTATTTTGGCGGCAATGGGTGCCGATTTCAATCCAAGATTGTCAGCCTCCATTGATGACAAAATTAAAGCGGTAAAGCTTGTGAATGAGCAGGTTGAAATTGGCTTGCTAATCGCGCTTCCAGGTATGCTCGCGACTTTATTTTTTTCCACATGGCTAATGAAAATATTCTATTCCTCGGCGTTTCTGGCAGGAGCGGAATTACT
This is a stretch of genomic DNA from Casimicrobium huifangae. It encodes these proteins:
- a CDS encoding UDP-glucuronic acid decarboxylase family protein; the encoded protein is MRQYNPSQRILVTGGAGFLGSHLCERLIARGHDVLCVDNFFTGTKQNVAHLLGNPHFELMRHDVTFPLFVEVDQIYNLACPASPVHYQHDPVQTTKTSVHGAINMLGLAKRLGAKIFQASTSEVYGDPSVHPQPEAYWGHVNPIGLRSCYDEGKRCAETLFFDYHRQHQLQIKVARIFNTYGPRMHPNDGRVVSNFIVQALKGEDITIYGDGQQTRSFCYVSDLIDGILRLMATGADFTGPVNLGNPDEFTMRQLAELVIQITGSRSQLVFRPLPADDPRQRRPDIRLATDRLGWSPSVALRDGLQLTVAYFDRLLACASITPDEAHSG
- the asnB gene encoding asparagine synthase (glutamine-hydrolyzing), with protein sequence MCGIAGIYAYSASAPSVDRAEVRSIRDHMASRGPDGQGEWFSDDGRLALGHRRLAIIDVSERGAQPMQSADGQLVITFNGEIYNYRELRRQLERLGHVFRSDSDTEVLLHLYQAKGTGMLQDLRGMYAFALWDAHKQALLLARDPFGIKPLYYTPTHTGATRSNGTLRFASQVKALLAGGHADTAPEPAGHAGFFLWGSVPAPFTLYRGIRALPAGHCLWVGAQGAAEPQPFSRITDILAHAAANPAQGSVGDALDAIGAAVRSSIAAHHVADVPVGMFLSAGIDSALITALSSAHGERPHTLTLAFAEYVGTPNDESPLAEQLAAQLGTRHAAVMVRKEDFIEQREQLLAAMDQPSIDGVNTWFVSQAATLQGINVALSGLGGDELFASYPSFADLPRIRNLARPFSRWPGLSKGRRQLSLPLLIRITSPKYAGLVASSSNSCGTRCRHIPCRTATSALCWAGVSGLNLPIRALTARALPT
- a CDS encoding O-antigen translocase, translated to MPYRDIRALLGGRFRIELADSCSYCSGVANMSPENKKEGNSYGQILKSSSLIGGAQGISYVLAMVRVKLVAVLLGPSGVGLVGLYTTITSLISTISNLGLETSGVREVAGAHHSGNQALMASTVKTLFRFCWVVGLLGWLLTAVFSYPLSIWIFESSERALAIFLLGATVFLGAVNGGRTALIQGTRHIGDLARLNVLGAVASTVVAVGLYAWLGEQGILPVLIITAAINLGFASWFAHRIRVVRITQTWSETLRQSRRLMGIGAAFMFGGVTAAVVALGIRAVIVRNLGLEAGGVYQAAMALSGIFGNFILAAMGADFNPRLSASIDDKIKAVKLVNEQVEIGLLIALPGMLATLFFSTWLMKIFYSSAFLAGAELLPWLIIGVFLHMISAPLSYILVAKGSWQPYVILVTGFHLLFSLFSFILLPYFGLNGIVITNTVLFTVYLLALQIVVRNLIDFKWTKNTKKLILLSGFWMTFGLFVRWISPKEWIEIVGFIVIIGVGVFSLRGVALRLGKNHRAVSFLYQSRVWKFLCGL